The genomic interval GGGGAAACGGAGTTGTAGGCGTAGGCTTGCTGGGCATAACCGGCGAAGGAGAAAAACTCAGACAGAGGGTGTTTCCTCGCAGATATTACCCTCTGTTGACCATAATAAAACTGGCAATGCGGATTTAGATATAGTTAATTTGCTAAAAGTTTTAGCTCACGCACAAGGTAACTAGTTGAATTATGAGATTGATTTTTAACActtccacccccccccccccccccccccccccccaaacaaaaacaaaaccaccaccaccaccatatATATGCTTATCTAAAGTAAAAATGTTTGTATCTTGAACCCAGAGAACAAAGAGGTTAAAAGCACTAATTGGTCATCGCTACCTAGCAAGGATCAAATCATTCAGATTCTCAGCAAGATAAGTTCATTGCGTTTGCCACTTGATTTAGAAGCAAAGTTAGCTGCATTGGGAAATATAAGTAGATCCATTCCTGAACAAGCATCTTCAGATAACCATAGCAGGTTGAATGGAAACATGTCCTTTCCCCCTACCAAGGATTTACTTGCTGTCATGTCGACCACTCTGCCAGCCTCTCCTCCTGATCCCCCTGCAGTTCTGTCCGAAGGAAACAACCAGGATGTTGATACAGATAAGTTTAAGCTGGCCTGTAGGGACCAAGCATTAAATATTCACACACGAAAGGAAGTTGCTCCTGAGTTTCCTTCGGCTGGAGGAGAGAGTAGCAGTTCAACTTACCAGTCTCCTGTTGAGGATTCAGTTTACCAAGTTCAACATTCTGGGGCAAATTTACCTTTGCAGCTGTTTGGTTCCTCACCTGAAGATAATCACCCAACAAAACTGGGGCGTTCAAGAAAGTACTTCTCTTCTGACAGCAGTAATCCCATTGAAGAGACATCGCATTCATCTTCTCCAACTGTTGTGCAACAACTTTTTCCAATGCAGACCACAAGAGAAGTTGATGCAGAGAGGATCTCGACAGGTGGAGAAGTTAGTGGAAATATTGAAGGCAGTAATACTAATCGTTGCTTTGCATCTCTTGAGCTTTTTGGACGGCCAAATAAAGGTGCTAGTAATGTTTCATTTAAAGGCTTGCCATACCAGGCAGGGTCCATGTCCTCCTCTGGGTCTGATCACTCACCATCTAGCTTCAATGCTGATGTGCAGGTAATTACCTGCATGTACCATTTGCATGGGCTGATTATTCCAGTcaatgttttctatttttgtacTTCGGTTAGCTTTTCCTGTCTGTCATGCAATTAATTAGGATATACTGTGACCCTAGGATCGGACTGGAAGGATAATATTCAAACTATTTGGCAAGGACCCCAGCCAATTACCTGGAACATTGCGAACTCAGGtgatacttttaattttttggttccATTGTAACTGATTGGACCACCTAATCTTGTTATTGCCTTTATTTGTAGGTCTACAATTGGCTTTCTTACAGTCCATCAGAAATGGAGAGTTACATTAAGCCTGGTTGTGTGGTCCTATCCATTTATATGTTGATGTCATCTTCTGCTTGGGAGCAAGTAAGTAAATTGTGTTACTACGGCTCACTGTTACTTGTTGGACTGTTAGACTTACCATTTACTGGGTGTGTGATTTTTGCAGCTTGAAGCAAACCTTCTACAGCATGTCAATTCTTTGGTTTACAATTCTGATACTGACTTCTGGAGAAATGGAAGGTTTTTTGTTCATGCAGGAAGGCAGTTAGTTTCTCACAAGGATGGTAAGTGTCAGTATCCTTTAGTGTCTTAAAGGTTTCAAACTGCTACTCTCTGCCTCAAGAAGTTTCCTGTAATTTCTTCAGGAACTAGATTGTATGATCTACCaaacaaaaattgaagaaaaaagaaaagaaagaaatggttTTTTTAAGTTTGTTGATCTTTTAATATCGTCATTTCATGTCTAGAAATTGCCTGATGtatgtttttcaatctccagGAGATATTCGCATCTGTAAATCTTGGAGAGCTTGGCACTCCCCAGAGTTAACGTTAGTGTCCCCCTTGGCAGTTGTAGGTGGGGAAGAGACCTCTCTTTCTTTGAGGGGACGAAACCTGAATATTCCTGGAACCAAGTATGTGAACTATGTTCTCTTGGAAGCACCTATATTGCATTCTCCTACACTtatatcttatatgtttgttttttgATTACTGTGCAGGATTCACATCACGCATATGGGTGGTTACTTATCAGGAGTTCCAGAACCAGCGAATGATGAAACTTCATTTAATGAGATAAAGTCGGTCAGTTTTAAAATTCATGGGTTGCCTCCTGGTGTACTTGGTCGCTGTTTCATTGAGGTAGCACTTTGAATGTGATTGATCTCTTTTCATATTTCATGtaaaagttcaaaaaatttgaGTAGAGTGTATTAATTGTAGCATCTTCTAATGATGTGAACAGGTCGAGAATGGTTTGACAGGCACCAGTTTTCCTGTGATAATAGCCAATGCTAACATCTGTGACGAATTGAGACTCCTTGAGCGTGAATTTGATGAGGGTGCCGAAATGCATGGTACTATTTCAGAGGATCATGTTCCTGATTATGGGCAATCCCAGTCAAAGCGAGAGGTACTGCACTTCTTAAATGAACTTGGATGGCTATTCCAGAGGAAGCGAGACTGTTTGCAATCCGAGGTTCCTGATTATGCACTTGCTCGGttcaaatttttgtttgtattctCCGTTGAAAGGGACTGTTGTGCCTTGGCTAGAACCCTCCTGAACATTCTACTAGAAGGCGGGGAGCCATCAAGAGAGTCTTTAGAGATGCTATCTGATATTCACCTTCTGACCAGAGCAGTTAAAAGAAGGTGCAGGAACATGGTTGACTTGCTCATTCGGTACTCTGTACTCAGTGGTAACGGTACCTCCAAGTACattttcccaccaaattttgttGGACCTGGCGGTGTTACACCTCTACATCTAGCTGCTTGCACCTCCAGTTCAGATGATATCGTTGATGCTTTAACAAGTGACCCGCAGGAGGTATTTTGGTTTTACTTGTTGCTCTTTAGTCCCTCTCTGGTTTTAAGTAGATCCTTTTAGCTGCCCCTGAATTTTTCTCAACTTCGTTGAAGCTCCCTGAGATGGGGCAACATTAATTTTTCAGGGCTTTACGAAGTtttagtttaaaattcatttttttttttaaggtggTGCTGTGTTCCTTTCTCTCCAAAACAGTAATTAACAGCAATAATAGTATATATTGTATGATAAATAAAGGAATGGAATAATTGAAGGCATGTGATTTTAATGTACCTAGGTATCTTTCCCTCTCATATATTGATTGTCTTCCAACGCAGATTGGGTTGCACTGCTGGAACTCCCTTCTGGATGCAAATGGGCGGTCTCCACATGCCTATGCCTTGATGAGGAATCACCACTCCTACAACCGGCTGGTGGCTCGTAAGCTTGCTGACCGAAGGAATGGTCAATTATCTGTATCTATGGGAGTTGAGATAGAGCAACAAGGACTTTCCCAATTCAAGCGGGGGCAGATCTCTTGTTCTACGTGTGCTGCCGTGGCCTCAAGGTACAACAGGAGGGTGCCTGGTTTACAAGGCTTCCTTCAACAGCCATACATGCACTCCATCCTCGCCATTGCTGCTGTCTGTGTATGTGTCTGCCTGTTTTTACGAGGCCAGCCAGATATCGGAAGGGTTGCCCCCTTTAAGTGGGAGAATTTAGGTTACGGCTCAAGTTAATCCGAAGAAAAAGCAAATAACCGAGGCTTTGGTAGTTTGGCCGCCGGCTTCTTGGAATTTTACTTGGGACGGAACAATGAAAATTGGAGATATTGGGTTGTGATTCGGGTAATGAATGCTGTTGCTGATTTTGGGGGATCCTTTTGCATTTTGACTTTCTTCTTGATCCGCCTGCCTCCATAGTATGTAGAGCGAGCGAAGAGCATTCCAAGTAAGAGAGGGGT from Diospyros lotus cultivar Yz01 chromosome 8, ASM1463336v1, whole genome shotgun sequence carries:
- the LOC127807817 gene encoding squamosa promoter-binding-like protein 14, producing the protein MEQVGARIASPMFAHQPLVYEGHAIPKRKHNLLFEPPNYQLQQGESGFQIPAGDWNSKNWIWDSVRFIAKPLESDVFPLGANANSVQSEQQQISDREDGGVPSLSKKSGLDDEDETLRLNLGGGGLSSLEERMSKPNKRVRSGSPAGRTYPMCQVDDCQENLANAKDYHRRHKVCETHSKSSKALVAKQMQRFCQQCSRFHLLSEFDEGKRSCRRRLAGHNRRRRKTQTEGVSSQILPSVDHNKTGNADLDIVNLLKVLAHAQENKEVKSTNWSSLPSKDQIIQILSKISSLRLPLDLEAKLAALGNISRSIPEQASSDNHSRLNGNMSFPPTKDLLAVMSTTLPASPPDPPAVLSEGNNQDVDTDKFKLACRDQALNIHTRKEVAPEFPSAGGESSSSTYQSPVEDSVYQVQHSGANLPLQLFGSSPEDNHPTKLGRSRKYFSSDSSNPIEETSHSSSPTVVQQLFPMQTTREVDAERISTGGEVSGNIEGSNTNRCFASLELFGRPNKGASNVSFKGLPYQAGSMSSSGSDHSPSSFNADVQDRTGRIIFKLFGKDPSQLPGTLRTQVYNWLSYSPSEMESYIKPGCVVLSIYMLMSSSAWEQLEANLLQHVNSLVYNSDTDFWRNGRFFVHAGRQLVSHKDGDIRICKSWRAWHSPELTLVSPLAVVGGEETSLSLRGRNLNIPGTKIHITHMGGYLSGVPEPANDETSFNEIKSVSFKIHGLPPGVLGRCFIEVENGLTGTSFPVIIANANICDELRLLEREFDEGAEMHGTISEDHVPDYGQSQSKREVLHFLNELGWLFQRKRDCLQSEVPDYALARFKFLFVFSVERDCCALARTLLNILLEGGEPSRESLEMLSDIHLLTRAVKRRCRNMVDLLIRYSVLSGNGTSKYIFPPNFVGPGGVTPLHLAACTSSSDDIVDALTSDPQEIGLHCWNSLLDANGRSPHAYALMRNHHSYNRLVARKLADRRNGQLSVSMGVEIEQQGLSQFKRGQISCSTCAAVASRYNRRVPGLQGFLQQPYMHSILAIAAVCVCVCLFLRGQPDIGRVAPFKWENLGYGSS